GAAGAGGGGGATATGAACTTGCGTTTGGAGTGATATCCTTCTTTCCGTCCTCATATTCCTCCTCTGCGTCTCTCCGCGTTCTCCGCGCCTCTGCGTTAAAATTTTCCCTATAACGTCAATCCAGACCGTTTACAATCCGTTTAACCCCGTCCACAAGCCTCGGCTCATGGAAATTAATGTTCAACCCCAACCGCAGGCATGACAGCCGCAGATAGGTGAGCGTTTTGACGCGGTCTTTCTCGGTCATCATCTCTTTCGCCTTTATGTCCACGATTACCTTCCCTTCCACAAGGAGGTCCAGCCGCAGGTCAGTGGCCAGTTTCACCCCCTTATAGGCGATGGGCACCCGTTGTTGCCTGACGAAGCGGATGCCGCGCAGATGAAATTCATGGCACAGGGACTCCTCATAGACGGTTTCAAGAAGTCCGGGACCCATCTCCCGGTGCACCTCGATGGCGGCGCCGATAATCAGTTCTGAAATCTCATTCTCATGCATGGTCCCTCTCCTTGTTTGTTGGTGAAAACGATCTCCCCCGGCATGGGCATGGGCCGGATGTCCAAGTTATATGATTGCCACGGCCCGGAATTCAAGTGGGAGAAGAAATGGAACGCAGAGGCGCAGAGGACGCAAAGGCGCGCAGAGAAGGGAAAAGAAGGGAAGAAAAGAGAGGAGGGGAGGGGAGGAAGAGGGTGTATAAGAAATTGTCCCTGGACTGGCATCTCTCTCCCCCTTTTCATATTCTTCCTCTGCGTCACTCCGCGTTCTCCGCGCCTCTGCGTTAAAATTTTCAGATAAAGAATCGCCAGACCCAGTGTGAACATGGGCCGGATGTCCAAGTTATTGGAGTGCCAAAGCCCGGAATTCAAGGCGGCGAGGAAATGGAACGCAGAGGCGCAGAGAACGCAGAGGGGCGCAGAGAAGGGAAAGAAAGAAAGGGGAGGGGAAGAGAGGTGAGGAGAGGGGATAAAATTGTGCCTTGGCCGGCATCCATCTTTCCCTCTCTCCCCATATTCTTTCTCTGCGTCCCTCCGCGTCCTCCGCGTTAAAACTTTCCCGCTCTTCAGACGAGGGGGGTGAAGTTCCGCAGGACGGCCTCGCGCAGGCGCGGGGCAAGTTCTTTACGGTCCGCGCCCTGGAGAGGTGTCTCCCCAAAGTAGACCGTGGCCACCACGCCGCGCTGCCGCAGCAGGCGCTGCAAGTGGTAGAAAAAGGACTCAGGCCGCCACCAGGCCACCACCTCGGACGCGGGCGCGTCTCCGGGCAGGGTCCTGTAATTCAGCGTGGCGTACCACACCGGTATGCCCGCCGCGCAGGCGGGCTCGATAAG
This region of Candidatus Hydrogenedentota bacterium genomic DNA includes:
- a CDS encoding GxxExxY protein: MHENEISELIIGAAIEVHREMGPGLLETVYEESLCHEFHLRGIRFVRQQRVPIAYKGVKLATDLRLDLLVEGKVIVDIKAKEMMTEKDRVKTLTYLRLSCLRLGLNINFHEPRLVDGVKRIVNGLD